CCCTGTGTCTTCTTTGGTTATTCCTCTAAACATAAAGGCTATAGGTGCTATAATCCCCTCACAGGTAAGATCATCATTTCTCGTCATGTCACCTtcgatgaaaacttctttccgTTCTCAGTCACCAAGGACACCTCTTCCTCCCAGCCATCACTTCTTCCATATCCACTACTTGTCCCAGCTTCCTTAACACAACGCTTGCCCACTTCCTCTCCTGTCACCTCTACTACATCTCATTCCTCTTCCCATTCTCTTCCTTCTCCCACCAGCTCTATTTCATCTCCACAACAGAATACCAACATACATCAATGTTCTCCTGTTGTACGGCCATCTTCAGCTCGTCCTTCCCTTCGTCATCATATGATTACAAGGTCCCAAACTGGTTCACTTCACCCGCGAAGGATTCTTTCTTTACTAACCAATGTGTCTTCCCCAACTGAACCAACCTGCTTTTCTACTGCAAATACTGATCCTCATTGGAGAGCAGCAATGTCCCAGGAGTTCAATGCTCTACTGGATCAGGAAACCTGGGAGTTGGTTCCACGGTCTCCAGAACAGCATGTCCTTGGGTGCAAATGGACATATAAGCTTAAACACAATTCAGATGGTTCATTAGCCAGATTTAAAGCTCGTTTGGTAGCTCAGGGCTTTCAGCAACAATATGGCATTGATTATGTTGAAACTTTCAGTCCGGTTGCTAAGTTCCAAACTATCCGCGTGCTGATCGCACTTGCTCTTTCTTCTCAGTGGGACATTCGCCAACTCGACGTCTCTAATGCCTTTCTCCATGGCAACCTTGATGAGACAGTCTTCATGGAGCAACCCAGAGGATTCACTGATCCCCTACGGAGTGATCATGTCTGTAGACTGAAGAAGGCTATCTACGGTCTGAAGCAAGCTCCTCGGCAATGGTTTGCCACATTCTCTGATTTCTTAAGAACTTTAGGATTTCGGGTAAGCACAGCAGATCCTTCCCTGTACTTGCTTCATCAAGGCGACACTGCAGTCTACGTTTTgatctatgttgatgacatcCTCATAACCGGCAATTGTAATACGGCTATCACTGAGCTCCTTCTCAAGCTGCAGGGTAGATTTAAGATTAAAGATCTTGGCATCCTATCTCATTTCTTGGGAATTAAGGCCACTTACTCTTCATCTGGTGTTGCTTtaaaccaatcaacctatgccaCTGCTCTGCTGAATAAGGCTGGTATGCTGGATTGCAAACCAGTACAAACACCATTATCCTCAAAGCAGCAACACACCCCTGACTCAACTTTGTTTTCAGATCCTGAATTATTTCGAAGTCTAGCAGGGTCTCTACAATACCTTACCATCACTCGGCCAGATATCTCCTTTGCCGTCAACTACATATGTCAATTCATGCACTGTCCACTGCAGCTCCATTACAGCATGTTAAAACGGATTCTCCGTTATGTTAAAGGAACATTGGATCATTCTCTCTTCTACAAATCAAGCCAGCTGACTCTGTCTGCATATTGTGACTCTGACTGGGCAGGAAACAATATGGATCGCCGGTCCACAACGGGATACTGCATCTTTCTAGGCACCAATCTCATCTCTTGGTATGCAAAGAAGCAACCAACAGTTGCCAGGTCGTCCACCGAAGCCGAATACCGGGCTTTAGCCATTACAACCACTGAGCTCATCTGGCTTCGACGACTTCTTCAAGAGCTGCAGATTCCTGTCACTTCTCCTACTGATTTGTTCTGTGATAATATCTCAGCCATGACCTTAGCATCAAATCCGGTATTTCATGCACGTACAAAGCACATTGAGGTAGACTACCACTTTGTACGTGAGAAAGTTCAATCCAAGGAGGTACATCTAGCTCATATCTCCACCCTAGACCAGCCGGCTGACATCTTCACCAAATCTCTTCCAATGCTGCGACACTCTCTCATCTGCTCCAAGCTTCATGTTCTTCCAGATCATTCAGCTTGACAGGGGATATTAGCTCACCAGGTTTGAAGCTTAGTATCACCAGACGAATCTCCCAGGCACTCCACCATATCATCGTTCCCGAACGTTTCAGTGAAACGTTTTCAAACCAACTGTAACAACCCCAACGGACACCTGGTGATGTAACGGGATTTACAACAGAGTCTGTTAGACTCTAACAAACCCAACTAACTCTCAGACATAGCTCTATATAAAGCTATCGTCTGAGAGTCATCTGAGATATATActtttcatcttcttctctGTTAGTCTTCCCCTGTTTCTATAGCATTGTTTTCAGTTAATAGCTGGAATTAACTTTCTAAAGGATGCTATTGGGACAAAAGGAAGATATTCATGCCGGTGAGCCCCAGCAACCACTAAAACAAGGAGTTATTATGATAAGTAACCATCAAAAGAAGGTAAAAGAATGCTCTATTCACTCTCTCTTACACTCTACACAATTGGATTGTTGATTATCCTAATATTGGATAAAGCTTCTATGCCCCTCCTATGAACACATGGATTGTTAATTATCCTGATATTGGACAAGGCTTCCATGCCTCTCCTATATGCCATGATTACCATCAAGAGGATTCTACATCTCTGATCATAGTCCAAAGTTTTCGAAAATGATATCGCAGTTCATTTTGAAAAAGAATGGCAGCATTGAGAAGATTCTACGTCATAAATCTTTATTGGTTTACCAAACTCTGATGTGACTATCATTCTACCTTGAAGAACTGCTAGCATCTACTCAATTATTCTTTTATGTAATGAAATTTATTAGTTCTTAATTTCTCTTACCTGCAAGCTATTACTTCCTTCAGTACTTTTACTAAAACATGAACTTGCTTTTCTTGATTCCCAAACTATAGATTTGTATTTTTTAGGAAACACATATCAATGATACTTAAACATCCATACTTAAATTTTATGAATCCGCATGAGTTGTCATGGCCTGAATGCCAAATTCATATGAAATTTGTATTtaagaaaccaaaaaaataattcaagttatgatttttttttttgttcaaaaaataggaggggagggggaggggcagAACCCCACcagcgtagcagcccccactgggcccccttcCATCAGTGAATATTCGATGCGGGTCGCAAGTTTCTGCATGCCCTCCTCAAATCGTGGGAAATCTCACTGGGCCATCCACGTGTGAGTACATCATCCTAGCGCCACCTCAGTACTGATAGATGGAAATATATCCATACAGAGACATCCGGGCGTGGGGCATACGGTCTCCTGATTTAATCGATGCTCATGCATTTCGAACCCGGACAACTCGGGTAGAGTCCAAGCCCTTTTACCACCAGGCTACCATCTTGGTGGCTTCAAGTTATGTTTGATCTATATGAAGTTGTCAAGTTTTGTCTTCACAAAGGGTACACATCTCAGAGATCCCAAAATAGATTGATATAAAATTAGGGACCAATCCTGTTATAAActtctcaacaaaaaaaaaaaacaacctaGTAACTTTTATCAAGCTATATGAAGTCATTAGATCCTGCCATTTCATGTATAACTTGTATCTTAGGaaccaaaaaataatttttcaacttCATGTGATTTCTCGTCCTTAAAGAATGGGCAATGAATCTGTGACACTAGGGATGCATATCGGGCGACATGAGGTAGCCCATACATGGTCTCAAGCTTGGCCCAGCCCATACTCAACCCACATGTTTGGGGCAAGCTCAGCCCAATAAATGACGAATGAGTTCATGTTGAAATCAGATCAACTCATAGTCTCATAATAATAGGAAATCAGAGTTCGAAAAAGGAATTCCCCTCACATCTATCGTATATCCGATCCGACCTAACTGTCATCCCTAACTTAtacgagaatttttttttaatattatatttttactatatatatttatatgtacaTGTTAAGTAAGTATTGCGCTGAGCCTGTTCGAGCTATCAGGCTCATAAGTCTTATAATGTTTGTGTGAGTGAGGTATCTGAAGCAATATTAGAACTCTTATAAAAACATAATGTTTGATTAATGTGGCTTATGCCTTCCAAGTTGTGGAAAGCAGCGAAAGCATAATTATGCGAACAATCCAATGAATTATTCTGCAAACATTGCAGGAGATTTATCATTCCGCACACTCAATAAGGTGTGaatttttcttccttcctttttgCACTGGGCATTTCTGTTTAATAAGTAACTTTGCTTCAAGATTTCTACTATAGGTAGAGGTCCTTCAtgatttccactttatattattttacattTTTCTTTGCTGTTTATTGCAGTGTTGAGGCCTTGCAGGGCCCATTTACCATTAGGCCCATGGCCATCATGGACATATGAAATGCGGCCCACAGGCTGATCCATTAGCAGCCATACTACCCCAACTATAGCTCGAGCTGTGCCCGTAAACAGAGGAATCAAAGCCACCACAAGCCCCTCTTTTAATCCATtccattttgtttttattttttttctttttttcagatTAGTCAATCTTCTTTCGAGAATGGGAGAGCCAATATGTCCAAAATTTAACTAaaacttattaaaaaaataaaaataattcctccgatataaattataatatctTTTTGTCAAAACATGATATAGGAACCtatcttagagagagaaagagagagcataTAAACAAAGAATTGATTGGATCAGCAACAAAAGCACCTAAAATATAACATGAACcgtatgataaataatcaactaACTTCATTTCTTAACTCAATAGAACTATAATCGCTGAATGGTAAGCAATCGACCAAGCTTTTATTTTCGGGAGGGATCGAGCCTTGTAAGCCCTCCAtgtgctttttcttcttctcctgctCCATCCCTTCCTTCGCTTTAGTTCACTTCAGTTCACTCCAACAGATGTTATCATTCCAAAGAATTAGTCCAAACAagcatttttctatttttaattcaaaactctaatttattttttcttcattcatttaaaaagaatatatttaaatttaaattctttTGTCTTGCACGACATGAAATGTTgccaataggaaacaaaaaaaaaaaaaaagaagaccaaACCAGCATCAACCCAAATTGATAGGCATCCTGCTCAACCTTGATGGTGGCTCTatcttttatttcttaaaaaataataaaataatatttgtaCTAAACATGTGGAGCAAAAGGCATTGGTGATAGTAATTATGCAAGAGACAATTTCAATTTTTCATCTCAATCATACTTTGACATTTGACTAATAAATTCTTCTCATTTTcatcctttaaaaaaaaataagataatttatacaatttttattaataaatgaGATGTATAAAATGCATCACAGAACTCTGATGAGCAGCAATTGCATATCCAATAAACCCACTTCAGCCTGTTTTGACTAAAACCAGACAAACGGCGGGCGGAAGTTCCGTTACAACGGAGCAAGGACGTTTTTCGTTATCTCGAAACTACAGAGCTCTTCAGAATTTCTACCCTCACAGGGTGGTGACCACACTCCCAAAGTTTGACGTCCGAGGCCGcgggagaagggaagaaaagcCGCCTTTCCACCACCCGCCGCCTCAATCCCCTGCCCGATAAAACTATTCGACGAAATCGACCTCTCGCCACGtgttctcagttggtcccttccacAAGtcactctcttcctctcccttccaCAAGCACCCCCTTCCTCTCCCTTCCTCATTTATCCACCTACACGGATATCAAAGCATTCCGTTTTCTATTACCTATCTGCTTgcgtagatctcaaagcatttgaTTCTCTGTCATCCATCCGTCTGTATATATCTTAAAGCACTTCCTTTatatgcacagatctcaaagtgcCCTCATCATATATCATCTATCCACCTAGATAAATCTTAAAACATCTCATCATCCGTCAATTATCCAGGTATATAGATTTTAGAGCACTCCATCCTTTATCATTCATCTGCTTACACAGTTCTTAAAGTATTTTATCTTTTACCGTTCAATTGTTTGCGCAAATTTTAAAGTGCTCCATCCACTtaactctttttctctttctttttatattcATGCTAAAAAAAAGTGTCTTGCTATGGAAGCTGAAAAgataattttagaattttataaaagtttaaaagtttttggaTAATTAGATTGAAAATGCTACGGGATTTATGGGCTGGTCGGTATAACtagtaaaattataaaattacagGATGAACTAAATTTATATTCATGAGAAGGGGAAATGGCTTTTGAGAGAACCATAAGTTGaggtctttttcttttccaCCTATTAGGTGACTCTTTACGTAATAATACTTTGTAAGAGATGACTgatattttttagatttttaggACCCAAGTGTTAATGATTTAACTTGAGCCGATGCCTctgtaattttttatttttatttttactgtTTTTTTAAAGGATGACCTCCCCGAGCGCTATTCAACTCTAGCGAGTCGGTGACGCTGCCTTCcaacccccccttcctcccccccCCTCTTTCAAATCATGCGGCCCCGATGGGATCCCGTCCTCCGCTCCGTaatcctccatctccctccttTTGAGTCGCTCCGCCCATGGCCTCCCCGAGCGTGCAGGACATCATGGAGTTCTTGACGGCGCATGGCTTCGccagcgccgccgccgcccttcGCGACGACATCAACTCCCGCTCCGCCGCGGGCGACGCCGACTCCGTCGGCCTCGACCTCCTCCGGCCGCTCAGGATCAATCCCTGCAGTGGCGAtggcgacggcggcggcggccttCCGGTGAGCTCCGCCTCCAGCTCCCGCTCCACCGACGCCTTCGTCAGCCCCGGCTCGTCCCCCTCCGGTTTTACTCCCGGAAAATCTAAAATGACTATTCTTCGAGCAATTACAAGCCAATTTTAGTTGATTACTTGATTAATTTGTTACTTTCGACCGGCATTTTATCTTAAATTCTTGGTCTCGTTACCTATTTTGATGTTTCTTGGACAGAACTATTGAATCCTTATGGAATTTGGTCGCCGGCTGGGGCTAAATCATCTGACTCGTCGTTGGAGAGGGAATTTGGGACTGCGCGAGAGTATGATGAGTCGAATTTGTTCGATGTCCCCTTCTGGGATGATGATCGGTACGAGGGCTATCTCAATGATCCGTACATTGTAAAGATGAGCCCGAGCCCTGGTGGATGCCAGACCGAGGATAAGTTTATAATGTCTATGGATGCTGAGGAGAGACTTGGGAAGCAAGAAATATTTGATTTTTGTGCTGGAGATGAGCATGGAGATGGTGTTGGTGCTAGCTGTTTGGGTTGTTCTGAGATTTATAAATGTTCTTCTCCTCTATGCGATTGTTGCAGTGAATTGAGGGAGCGGTATGACGTGAACGTTGTTGGAAATTCGAGTTTGACAATACATGGAAGGTACCAGATATTTGATGACTATGCAGAGAGACTGGATGaatgtggggaagaagatgggcTTCAGTTGAAGTGCGTTGATATGAGGCCAGAGGATGTTGTTTTGGAAGGTGATTTGCTTCAAGATGTCAATGAAGTACAGAAGAAGAAAATTTTGGAGTTTGGGTTAGTGGAGAAGGAATCTCATATGTGTAACTCATATGCAGGTGCCACGAGTAATCTCACAAGTGAGCATTTGCTTTTTTCTCTTTGATTAATAGTTGTTTTCTGTAatgttagttttatttttttggccaGGGGGTGACTGTCGATTTGTCCAGTCTGTTTGAACAAAAATGATGAGTTGGCGGAATTTGCAAGGTGgcctatttattaatcatagtcTCGATTGATGGTGTATTGTAAATAAAAATTTTCGATCTGGTTGTTAGACCAGTCTCTTTGTTTTATTGGACACTAAATCTAAAAAGAATTCTAACTTAACTACGTTCTAGAGAGAACGATACCTTTTTGTGATGTGACCATCATTACATGTTATTATATGTTTAATATGGTATGTTTTCTGAAATCTTCTTCAGCTTTGGTGCCTCAGCTCTTACAGTTCTTCCATTCCATTATAATTTCAGAAATATGTgtacttttctttctttatatttACTATCGTTTAGATGCTGGGTTTcattattgaaatttttgtcATGTGAATGTAGATGATGATTCTGTATATGAGAGAAAAAGTAGTGGGGATTCAAACAACTGTGGTGGAGTGATTATTGTAAACACTATAGATGATAAGGAGGTGCAAAAAAGAGACTACTGCATACAACCTTTTCCTGAGAGAGCTTCTCAAGATGTAGATGATGCCTATGAAGAGTGTGAAACACTTGATAGGGCACTTGAGGGTTCTGGAGCTGTGGACATTGAAGGAGAGGACGACATTACCAGTAATGAACTTCAGCTGTATAATTGTGATGAGGATGAATATGAAGCATTTGAGTTGAGAATCATACATCGGAAAAAGAGGTAAAATAAGAATCAAACCTTCTTGTCAGAGTATAATTTGATTAATGCATAAAACTATCCTTGTGCTCACATGCTGGACAATCAATTACAGGACTGGCTTTGAAGAAAACAAAGATCTGCCAATTGTTTTGAACTCTGCTATAGCAGGCAGATATTATGTTACTGAATATCTTGGTTCAGCTGCATTCAGCAAGGTTGTCGAGGCACGCGATCTTTATATGGGAATTGATGTGTgccttaaaataataaaaaatgataaggaTTTCTTTGATCAGAGTTTGGATGAGATCAAACTCCTCAAATTAGCGAATAAACATGACCCTGCTGATGAGCACCATATATTGCGTCTCTACGACTTCTTCTATCATCAGGTTTGTTGTATCAATTCAGCATATAAGAAgtctcttgaataatgttcaaACACTTGTTTTTTTCCCCATTCTCACTGAGATAGATcatgcccaaaaaaaaaaatcaaagttcTTTGTGTTTCTAACTGATGCTCaacatgaatattttttttctaatatagTCCTCCTTGATCTGCACTCTCGAGCATTACAATTTTATATTGACATATATACAAAAATACTTGGGAGATTGACCTATAAAGATTGGATCAAGGTCAGTATTCTTCCCCTAGTGAGAGGAATTGACCATTTTACAGCAAAAACAATCCTATCAAAGTCCTCTTGCATAGTTGCAAACTCTAACCTCAAAAGGAGAGCCAAAGCACATTGACAAAGTATCCACTATACATCTCATCCTATTTATCCCAAGCTTATTGGGCATTCTACATACAACCCTATTAACAATCTCTTTCTCAAATCCACTTGAAGATGGATAATCTAGTTGAAATGACTCAGCATGATTTGAAATCTACTAAAAGCTTATTCTAACCAAAAGCTCGTTCTACCCCttaggagatcagccatcatttGCATGTTGTGAATAGCTAGAAAAGACTGCTTTCTCAACATCTCTATGTATAAAAAGAAATGTCAAAAATGATTCTTTTTCTCATTGAGGTACATCTCCCAAAACATTTCCTAAGATAATGGTAGAATGTTAAGCGCAAGGATGGTCACCTATCACTGTTCTTACCCCTTAAAATTCCAACGGATGCCTTTATGCAACCAGCTGATTTTAATCTATTGTTCCTACTTGGAAGAACATCCAAACttgagccttttttttttttttttttttttttgcagaatgGCACTTCTGGGAAAAGTCATAGGCACTCCTTGTTCACATTATTATGATACTTTCTACAGTCAACATAAAACATGCACGAGATCTTTCTCCAATTGTCTTATTTGAATAACTGAGATCTTTCTCCAGTATCATGGGCACACTTCTGGGCCTCTAAACAGTAAGAAGCCATCAAAGTTAAAAATTTTGTCTCCCGATAATTTTGGCTCTTATGGCACATAGCTGGCATTGTGGAAGATGAATATTTAACACATTCAATAAGGTAAGAGGCATGTAGTTCTTGATGCAATTATCACTCATCATTACTTATGAATCAAGGCAAAGAAATTCATATTAGATCCTGACTGAGAAGTCACCCTAGTAATACACTTTGTATCTCTCCACACCCTATATTCAACATCAACAATATCCAAGAATTGCTGATAAAAGAATTGAATAAAAATCAAGCTCAGGTGCCTTCTTCTCAGGCATCTCAAGCAATGCTTTCCTAATCTCTTTCTATGTAATTTTCTAAAACATTGTATAAGTCATAAAAGATTGGTATAAGCGCTACCAATCAGGGTGTATGAACACCTGCTAATAATCAGGGCACTAATGCAAGCAATGAGTGGTTGGTTCTTAGTAGGAGACAATAAATTTTATAAGAATACTGTGCATTCCATGAGCATTGTGGATAAATGACGATGGAGGTTTTCAACATTTTTGGTGTTGAATCTGTAAGTCATGTTTGCTGGATTGTTTTTCACTCAGTGGTTAACAAGCAATATTCTTTTGAAATCCATATGCATTTAGTTAATATTTTgtctttatatatttttaattaggttATTTCATCCGTTAGGATTTTCTGCTTTTGTGATTACATGTGTTTCTTTCTTATACTAATGGGTATATCTGGTTTGTTCTTGGTACTCATATTTAAATTTGTCCTTTTTAATTAAATAGCTTTATAAAAATACAACTTCTAAAATTTGATTTGTTGATTGTTCTGAAATTCTGACCGCAGAAAAATCCTACAGGAACATCTTTTCATTGTTACTGAACTACTTCGAGCAAATCTGTACGAATTTCAGAAATATAATCAGGAAACTGGTGGGGAGGTGTATTTCACATTGTCCAAGATACAGGTTTattctttctatttttaataGTCATTAGGCACTCATACAAAAGTTTTGTAGACTAGGAATACCTGTAAAACTAACATAGTCCTCACCATATTACAAATAAAACTAATACATCTGACCGTTTGCCATAATTGGAAATATTTGTAGTCCCGCTTTGATCAGTAACAAATAAGGTGAGTGAAAGAATTGTTTTCTATGCTTGTTTAAAGAAATTTATGATAATATTCATGCTGGCTACTCTACGAGTCAAGTCAAAACACACTAAAGCTTTATCAAAAAGGCACCAATTTTTAATGTAATTTAGAAATGTTCTCTCTATTAACATGCCTTGAATCATCTAGTTCATTCTTTAGTTTGTTAAGATCATTTCATTGGCTGGTGACAATCTTTAAGTTTCAAGTAATGCCGCATATAATTTCCTATTTCAacaacagaaacttgaaattctatgtgttacttatttattatttattgttgATAGGAAGAACAAATACTAAATGATTAACGACTTATATTGGATCTTCCTTTTTCTCTCAGGATATAGCTCGACAATGTTTAGAGGCTTTGGAGTACCTGCATCATTTGAGAATAATTCATTGTGATCTAAAGCCTGAGAATATCCTTATTAAAAGCTACAACAGATGTGAAATTAAGGTTATTGATCTTGGAAGCAGTTGCTTTCAGATGGACAACTTGTGCCTGCATATCCAATCTCGTTCTTATAGAGCTCCTGAAACTATTCTCGGTCTACCTTTTAATGAGAAGATTGATGTTTGGTCTCTTGGTTGCATCCTAGCTGAGCTTTACACTGGTGATGTAAGTTTAACTTGATTTTCCATAGCTTAAATTTATAGAGATATGCTTTTTTGTTAGATATTGTAACAATGTCTAATGATATATAAACTCCAGGTATCATACTTGATTGGAATCATCACTGAAGTAACAGTTCTTTTCATCCTTTTCTTGTAACTGCTTAGTTTGACAATGTTATTCATAAAATGCAATTATCTCTTTAGAGAAGCTTATAAAATTCATTATGTGATTGAAAGATCcacccttttcttttaaaatagtCTTATGACTAAGTCCTTATGGTTTGCAGCACAAATTTCACCAATGTAATTTATGTTATTTGTGTTCATTCTAAGAAGAAAGGAACAAGCATCCTTGTCCCTTGATGGTAGAAAATAAATTTCCGTTTCACAACTCAGTTTTGGTCTTCTTTAGACCCTACTATTTCTCGTATCATCGACTCCCTCTGTGAAATCCTACCATCTAGGATGGCATATAACTGCGATCATAGCTTCAAGTTCTTCGATGGAGACACAACTGAGATTTTGTGATACTTCCTACTAGAGAAGTTCAGATCAAATGCAGAAGTTCAGATCAAATGCAAGTTGGTCTACAGGGTCAAGTCTCTCTATGATGGCCTTATTGACTGTACCATTGATTGATTAGTTGGTAGTGATTTCAACCAAGAGTATGAAATTAACTTCGTTAATGACATCAGAAAAAAGACATTGACTTTATCAAAAACTTCACTCCATCGCTAGACAAA
The Phoenix dactylifera cultivar Barhee BC4 chromosome 3, palm_55x_up_171113_PBpolish2nd_filt_p, whole genome shotgun sequence DNA segment above includes these coding regions:
- the LOC103718363 gene encoding DYRK-family kinase pom1-like isoform X1 translates to MASPSVQDIMEFLTAHGFASAAAALRDDINSRSAAGDADSVGLDLLRPLRINPCSGDGDGGGGLPVSSASSSRSTDAFVSPGSSPSELLNPYGIWSPAGAKSSDSSLEREFGTAREYDESNLFDVPFWDDDRYEGYLNDPYIVKMSPSPGGCQTEDKFIMSMDAEERLGKQEIFDFCAGDEHGDGVGASCLGCSEIYKCSSPLCDCCSELRERYDVNVVGNSSLTIHGRYQIFDDYAERLDECGEEDGLQLKCVDMRPEDVVLEGDLLQDVNEVQKKKILEFGLVEKESHMCNSYAGATSNLTNDDSVYERKSSGDSNNCGGVIIVNTIDDKEVQKRDYCIQPFPERASQDVDDAYEECETLDRALEGSGAVDIEGEDDITSNELQLYNCDEDEYEAFELRIIHRKKRTGFEENKDLPIVLNSAIAGRYYVTEYLGSAAFSKVVEARDLYMGIDVCLKIIKNDKDFFDQSLDEIKLLKLANKHDPADEHHILRLYDFFYHQEHLFIVTELLRANLYEFQKYNQETGGEVYFTLSKIQDIARQCLEALEYLHHLRIIHCDLKPENILIKSYNRCEIKVIDLGSSCFQMDNLCLHIQSRSYRAPETILGLPFNEKIDVWSLGCILAELYTGDVLFPNVSAVMMLARMIGILGPIDMEMLVMGQETHKYFTDNFDLYHRNEETDQIEHVIPEKSSLAHHLQVSDTKFLDFLSCLLEINPRRRPTARQALLHPWLSFPYE
- the LOC103718363 gene encoding dual specificity tyrosine-phosphorylation-regulated kinase 4-like isoform X3, whose product is MSPSPGGCQTEDKFIMSMDAEERLGKQEIFDFCAGDEHGDGVGASCLGCSEIYKCSSPLCDCCSELRERYDVNVVGNSSLTIHGRYQIFDDYAERLDECGEEDGLQLKCVDMRPEDVVLEGDLLQDVNEVQKKKILEFGLVEKESHMCNSYAGATSNLTNDDSVYERKSSGDSNNCGGVIIVNTIDDKEVQKRDYCIQPFPERASQDVDDAYEECETLDRALEGSGAVDIEGEDDITSNELQLYNCDEDEYEAFELRIIHRKKRTGFEENKDLPIVLNSAIAGRYYVTEYLGSAAFSKVVEARDLYMGIDVCLKIIKNDKDFFDQSLDEIKLLKLANKHDPADEHHILRLYDFFYHQEHLFIVTELLRANLYEFQKYNQETGGEVYFTLSKIQDIARQCLEALEYLHHLRIIHCDLKPENILIKSYNRCEIKVIDLGSSCFQMDNLCLHIQSRSYRAPETILGLPFNEKIDVWSLGCILAELYTGDVLFPNVSAVMMLARMIGILGPIDMEMLVMGQETHKYFTDNFDLYHRNEETDQIEHVIPEKSSLAHHLQVSDTKFLDFLSCLLEINPRRRPTARQALLHPWLSFPYE
- the LOC103718363 gene encoding serine/threonine-protein kinase ppk15-like isoform X4 — encoded protein: MMSWRNLQDDDSVYERKSSGDSNNCGGVIIVNTIDDKEVQKRDYCIQPFPERASQDVDDAYEECETLDRALEGSGAVDIEGEDDITSNELQLYNCDEDEYEAFELRIIHRKKRTGFEENKDLPIVLNSAIAGRYYVTEYLGSAAFSKVVEARDLYMGIDVCLKIIKNDKDFFDQSLDEIKLLKLANKHDPADEHHILRLYDFFYHQEHLFIVTELLRANLYEFQKYNQETGGEVYFTLSKIQDIARQCLEALEYLHHLRIIHCDLKPENILIKSYNRCEIKVIDLGSSCFQMDNLCLHIQSRSYRAPETILGLPFNEKIDVWSLGCILAELYTGDVLFPNVSAVMMLARMIGILGPIDMEMLVMGQETHKYFTDNFDLYHRNEETDQIEHVIPEKSSLAHHLQVSDTKFLDFLSCLLEINPRRRPTARQALLHPWLSFPYE
- the LOC103718363 gene encoding MAP kinase-interacting serine/threonine-protein kinase mnk-1-like isoform X2 — its product is MASPSVQDIMEFLTAHGFASAAAALRDDINSRSAAGDADSVGLDLLRPLRINPCSGDGDGGGGLPVSSASSSRSTDAFVSPGSSPSGELLNPYGIWSPAGAKSSDSSLEREFGTAREYDESNLFDVPFWDDDRYEGYLNDPYIVKMSPSPGGCQTEDKFIMSMDAEERLGKQEIFDFCAGDEHGDGVGASCLGCSEIYKCSSPLCDCCSELRERYDVNVVGNSSLTIHGRYQIFDDYAERLDECGEEDGLQLKCVDMRPEDVVLEGDLLQDVNEVQKKKILEFGLVEKESHMCNSYAGATSNLTNDDSVYERKSSGDSNNCGGVIIVNTIDDKEVQKRDYCIQPFPERASQDVDDAYEECETLDRALEGSGAVDIEGEDDITSNELQLYNCDEDEYEAFELRIIHRKKRTGFEENKDLPIVLNSAIAGRYYVTEYLGSAAFSKVVEARDLYMGIDVCLKIIKNDKDFFDQSLDEIKLLKLANKHDPADEHHILRLYDFFYHQDIARQCLEALEYLHHLRIIHCDLKPENILIKSYNRCEIKVIDLGSSCFQMDNLCLHIQSRSYRAPETILGLPFNEKIDVWSLGCILAELYTGDVLFPNVSAVMMLARMIGILGPIDMEMLVMGQETHKYFTDNFDLYHRNEETDQIEHVIPEKSSLAHHLQVSDTKFLDFLSCLLEINPRRRPTARQALLHPWLSFPYE
- the LOC103718363 gene encoding dual specificity tyrosine-phosphorylation-regulated kinase 4-like isoform X5; this translates as MTLLMSTIYCVSTTSSIIRKILQEHLFIVTELLRANLYEFQKYNQETGGEVYFTLSKIQDIARQCLEALEYLHHLRIIHCDLKPENILIKSYNRCEIKVIDLGSSCFQMDNLCLHIQSRSYRAPETILGLPFNEKIDVWSLGCILAELYTGDVLFPNVSAVMMLARMIGILGPIDMEMLVMGQETHKYFTDNFDLYHRNEETDQIEHVIPEKSSLAHHLQVSDTKFLDFLSCLLEINPRRRPTARQALLHPWLSFPYE